The Panicum virgatum strain AP13 chromosome 3N, P.virgatum_v5, whole genome shotgun sequence genome includes the window CTTCCAGCAAACAACAATTTTTAAGGTCTATATATTCCAGATGACTCAGCAAAGTGATGCATTGAGGCAGGTGTTGGAGAGGGCACCAAGAAGGTAGTGCTCTTCGGAGATAAATGGGAAACACTATACTAATTACCCTTAGTTTTCCAATGTTTGCAACAGAATCAGGGATACCGTTCAGTCTACAATCATGTATGTATAAGGTTTGAAGATTATCACATCCTCCAATAGATTGAGGTAAAGTCATGACATTCGATGTAACCAGTTCTAGAGTTCTCAGCTTCTTAAGCTTGGCTAAAGATTCTGGTACAATTGCAAATCTTTTACAACTTATTACATGAATGGCCTGCAAGTTCCAACAGTGGGAGATAGCTTCTGGGAGTTCCTCACAGTTAACCTTGTAGATTTCAAGATACCCCAGGAGTTCAAATTTGGATATAAGGAGAGGCAATGAAGCAGCACGTATATAGTCCAATATAATAGTGCGGACACAATACTGATGGTTTGTTGTCTTGTCAAATGCAATGTTACTCCTAGAAATGTAGAGAGCACGAACCTTGTCAAATAGTGTGCTATCAACCTCACCAGTGCATGAAATCAAAGATAAATATCTGCACCTCTTTATTTGATCAGTAGCTGCTATCCCAGACAAAAATTCATCCTGTAGAATTTGTCTGGTGAGATCAT containing:
- the LOC120666756 gene encoding putative disease resistance RPP13-like protein 1 isoform X1, with the translated sequence MKWINEWQLIRESNLLDVEHGEHRVSACLLLSYYHLPHHLKYCFTHCSIFPRGYVINRRRLISQWIAHGFVKPANQVQQPEDVGLAYFDSLLKVGFLQDAEEYQSSSGEVTTCKMHDLVHDLTRQILQDEFLSGIAATDQIKRCRYLSLISCTGEVDSTLFDKVRALYISRSNIAFDKTTNHQYCVRTIILDYIRAASLPLLISKFELLGYLEIYKVNCEELPEAISHCWNLQAIHVISCKRFAIVPESLAKLKKLRTLELVTSNVMTLPQSIGGCDNLQTLYIHDCRLNGIPDSVANIGKLRVISIVFPIYLRRALPSWCPLQHLPQCITLLSHLEYIDLKNCCLLEELPVLDNYPCSCLSSLFVQ